One region of Clavibacter michiganensis subsp. tessellarius genomic DNA includes:
- a CDS encoding PLD nuclease N-terminal domain-containing protein, with protein sequence MPRLLIGLAVVIVFFTVFVIVDTAMTPRTRMRGLPKPAWIAVVVLVPVIGGILWLTVGKDRTDLARSSGRRLGPDDDPDFLSNLGRARSEQERIRRLEQELADLDSDGPAPDSDGPAAPGGTGTAPRPRPDADDAPGTPGRRDS encoded by the coding sequence ATGCCCCGCCTGCTGATCGGTCTCGCCGTCGTGATCGTGTTCTTCACGGTCTTCGTCATCGTGGACACCGCGATGACGCCGCGGACCCGCATGCGCGGCCTCCCGAAGCCCGCGTGGATCGCCGTGGTCGTCCTCGTGCCCGTCATCGGCGGCATCCTCTGGCTCACCGTCGGCAAGGACCGCACCGACCTCGCCCGCTCCTCCGGCCGTCGCCTCGGTCCGGACGACGACCCCGACTTCCTCTCGAACCTCGGCCGCGCGCGCTCGGAGCAGGAGCGCATCCGCCGCCTCGAGCAGGAGCTCGCCGACCTCGACAGCGACGGGCCCGCTCCCGACTCCGACGGCCCCGCGGCGCCGGGCGGCACGGGCACCGCCCCGCGTCCCCGCCCCGACGCCGACGACGCGCCCGGTACCCCGGGTCGCCGGGATTCCTGA
- a CDS encoding MarR family winged helix-turn-helix transcriptional regulator: MAQRSLTLLQDETGVLLAAASRAVVSLYRPLLQPLNLTHPQYLVLLALDEEEPQAVVDLAEKLHLTPGTLSPLLKRLEVFGYVTRFRDTTDERRLSVGLTDAGRDMLPVIWRVGDQVRHDIAGEEPCGSALRELLHGVLDRATARDEADPRSDARDADDED; encoded by the coding sequence ATGGCACAGAGATCGCTCACATTGCTGCAGGACGAGACCGGCGTGCTGCTCGCCGCCGCCTCGCGGGCGGTGGTCTCGCTCTACCGGCCGCTGCTGCAGCCGCTGAACCTCACGCATCCGCAGTACCTCGTGCTCCTCGCGCTCGACGAGGAGGAGCCGCAGGCCGTGGTCGACCTGGCCGAGAAGCTGCACCTCACGCCCGGCACGCTGTCGCCGCTGCTCAAGCGCCTCGAGGTCTTCGGCTACGTCACGCGCTTCCGCGACACCACCGACGAGCGCCGCCTCTCCGTGGGCCTCACCGACGCGGGCCGCGACATGCTGCCCGTCATCTGGCGCGTGGGCGACCAGGTGCGGCACGACATCGCGGGCGAGGAGCCGTGCGGATCCGCCCTGCGCGAGCTGCTCCACGGCGTGCTCGACCGCGCGACCGCACGCGACGAAGCCGATCCCCGCTCCGACGCGCGCGACGCCGACGACGAGGACTGA
- the menD gene encoding 2-succinyl-5-enolpyruvyl-6-hydroxy-3-cyclohexene-1-carboxylic-acid synthase, with protein sequence MTAAGPLPVPSAVAPPRTGNPSTDRALAMLLALVRAGVTDVVLCPGSRSQALALVAAELERVDGVRLHVRIDERAAAFLALGLGVESGRPAPVITTSGTAVANLHPAVLEAWHSGVPMLLLTADRPAELRGIASNQTTHQPGMFGERVACVDVPAPEGTDADVARDAEIARDAYRRARDERTPVHVNAAFRDPLSVAVPDLTEIVAEARAADDATAAAPAPAPAADVLDLPHGPRTLVVAGHAAGEAAEELARAGGWPLAAEISSGSHFGPNLVVSFRELLARPGFGDLVERVIVFGHPTLTREVPLLVGREDVEAIVVGSTGGEDYDPRHRVTAHPAAVRVVGEPADPADARRWLGTWVHESRAILDAATAAESAPRVPSGTTPAERRDFAKAELAAVRADVTRRSLVRAVWQATWPHDRLVLGASRLIREADRALPGKRVRVHANRGLAGIDGTISTGLGVALASQAGSGTAAAGVTRVLVGDLTLLHDVGSLLLGTGERVPRIQVIVGNDGGGTIFDGLEVSRTAAPDAIDRVMFTPQRVDLAALARAYGWTHLRAATHGELEAALTTASEAPLLIEVPLVR encoded by the coding sequence GTGACCGCCGCCGGCCCCCTCCCCGTCCCGTCCGCCGTCGCCCCGCCCCGCACCGGCAACCCCTCCACCGACCGCGCGCTCGCGATGCTGCTGGCGCTCGTCCGCGCGGGCGTCACCGACGTGGTGCTCTGCCCCGGATCCCGCTCCCAGGCCCTCGCGCTCGTCGCCGCCGAGCTGGAGCGCGTCGACGGCGTGCGCCTGCACGTGCGCATCGACGAGCGCGCCGCCGCGTTCCTCGCGCTCGGCCTCGGCGTGGAGTCCGGGCGGCCCGCGCCCGTCATCACCACGTCCGGCACCGCCGTGGCGAACCTGCACCCGGCCGTCCTCGAGGCGTGGCACTCGGGCGTCCCGATGCTCCTGCTCACGGCCGACCGGCCCGCGGAGCTCCGCGGCATCGCGAGCAACCAGACCACGCACCAGCCGGGCATGTTCGGCGAGCGGGTCGCGTGCGTCGACGTGCCGGCGCCCGAGGGGACCGACGCCGACGTGGCGCGCGATGCGGAGATCGCCCGCGACGCGTACCGGCGCGCCCGCGACGAGCGGACGCCCGTGCACGTGAACGCGGCGTTCCGGGATCCGCTGTCCGTCGCGGTGCCGGACCTGACGGAGATCGTCGCGGAGGCGCGCGCCGCCGACGACGCCACCGCCGCCGCGCCCGCGCCCGCACCCGCCGCCGACGTCCTCGACCTCCCGCACGGCCCGCGCACGCTCGTGGTCGCCGGGCACGCCGCGGGCGAGGCCGCCGAGGAGCTCGCGCGCGCCGGCGGCTGGCCGCTCGCCGCCGAGATCTCCAGCGGATCCCACTTCGGCCCGAACCTCGTCGTCTCCTTCCGCGAGCTGCTCGCGCGCCCCGGCTTCGGCGACCTGGTCGAGCGCGTCATCGTGTTCGGCCACCCCACGCTCACGCGCGAGGTGCCGCTGCTCGTGGGGCGCGAGGACGTGGAGGCGATCGTCGTCGGATCCACCGGCGGCGAGGACTACGACCCGCGCCATCGCGTCACCGCCCACCCGGCCGCCGTGCGCGTGGTCGGCGAGCCCGCGGATCCGGCCGACGCCCGCCGCTGGCTCGGCACCTGGGTGCACGAGAGCCGCGCGATCCTCGACGCGGCCACCGCCGCGGAGTCCGCGCCGCGCGTCCCCTCCGGCACCACGCCCGCAGAGCGCCGCGACTTCGCGAAGGCCGAGCTCGCCGCCGTGCGCGCCGACGTCACCCGCCGCAGCCTGGTGCGGGCCGTCTGGCAGGCCACCTGGCCGCACGACCGTCTCGTGCTCGGGGCGTCGCGCCTCATCCGCGAGGCCGACCGCGCGCTCCCCGGCAAGCGCGTGCGCGTGCACGCCAACCGCGGGCTCGCCGGCATCGACGGCACCATCTCCACGGGCCTCGGCGTCGCGCTCGCCTCGCAGGCCGGATCCGGCACGGCCGCCGCGGGCGTCACGCGCGTCCTCGTCGGCGACCTCACGCTCCTGCACGACGTCGGCTCGCTGCTGCTCGGCACGGGCGAGCGGGTGCCCCGGATCCAGGTCATCGTCGGCAACGACGGCGGCGGCACCATCTTCGACGGCCTCGAGGTGTCGCGCACGGCCGCGCCCGACGCCATCGACCGCGTCATGTTCACGCCGCAGCGGGTGGACCTCGCGGCCCTCGCCCGCGCCTACGGCTGGACGCACCTGCGCGCCGCGACGCACGGCGAGCTCGAGGCGGCGCTCACGACCGCGTCCGAGGCGCCGCTGCTCATCGAGGTGCCGCTGGTCCGGTAG
- the ubiE gene encoding bifunctional demethylmenaquinone methyltransferase/2-methoxy-6-polyprenyl-1,4-benzoquinol methylase UbiE: MRADLSKKPGQVSAMFDEVSSAYDRTNTLLSVGNDQLWRVATTRAVAPVAGERILDLAAGTGTSSAALAASGAHVVAADFSEGMLEVGRRRHAGNPRIEFVHADATDLPFDDDSFDAVTISFGLRNVVEPKKGLDELLRVLKPGGRIVICEFSTPPVPLVRRGYDLYMRAVAPSLVKLVSSNASAYEYLNESIQAWPDQETLSSWLRSAGFASVEHRNLTAGIVALHRGVKPVGRHAAAPRPAAS; this comes from the coding sequence ATGCGCGCAGACCTCAGCAAGAAGCCCGGCCAGGTGTCGGCGATGTTCGACGAGGTGTCGAGCGCGTACGACCGCACGAACACCCTCCTCTCGGTCGGCAACGACCAGCTCTGGCGGGTCGCCACCACGCGCGCCGTCGCGCCGGTCGCGGGCGAGCGGATCCTCGACCTCGCCGCCGGCACGGGCACCTCGAGCGCGGCGCTCGCCGCCTCCGGGGCGCACGTCGTCGCCGCCGACTTCTCCGAGGGCATGCTCGAGGTCGGCCGCCGCCGCCACGCGGGCAACCCGCGCATCGAGTTCGTCCACGCGGACGCCACCGACCTCCCCTTCGACGACGACTCGTTCGACGCCGTCACCATCTCCTTCGGGCTGCGCAACGTCGTCGAGCCGAAGAAGGGCCTCGACGAGCTGCTCCGCGTGCTCAAGCCCGGCGGCCGCATCGTCATCTGCGAGTTCAGCACCCCGCCCGTGCCGCTGGTGCGCCGCGGGTACGACCTCTACATGAGGGCGGTCGCGCCGTCGCTCGTGAAGCTCGTGAGCTCGAACGCCAGCGCGTACGAGTACCTCAACGAGTCGATCCAGGCCTGGCCCGACCAGGAGACGCTGTCGTCGTGGCTGCGCTCGGCTGGATTCGCGTCGGTCGAGCACCGTAACCTCACTGCGGGGATCGTCGCGCTGCACCGCGGCGTCAAGCCCGTCGGCCGCCACGCCGCTGCTCCCCGGCCCGCCGCGTCCTGA
- a CDS encoding polyprenyl synthetase family protein: MSPSIPLARRGTSVAAHASLTERLFASSGDRRMARSIDDGLALVEEQLLQEVRFADDVADVTTRYLLDAGGKRVRPMLALLIAQLGDGNTERVVDAAVAIEITHLASLYHDDVMDEADMRRGVPSAQAVWGNSIAILAGDLLFARASKIVADLGPRAIRLQAATFERLVLGQLHETIGPRDGQDPIEHYLDVLADKTGSLIACAAQMGVIYSGADPELESAVVAFGERTGVAFQLVDDVLDLADQPEETGKLAGTDLRAGVSTLPLLYLTRLAATDPDAAALLARIQRDVEQEETPETEADLTAAIAELRDHEVTARTIAEAHRWAAEAVDALAPLPEGPVKKALTRFADTIVERTR, translated from the coding sequence ATGAGTCCGAGCATCCCGCTCGCCCGGCGCGGCACCTCCGTCGCCGCCCACGCCAGCCTCACCGAGCGCCTCTTCGCGTCCTCGGGCGACCGGCGCATGGCCCGCAGCATCGACGACGGCCTCGCCCTCGTGGAGGAGCAGCTGCTCCAGGAGGTCCGCTTCGCCGACGACGTGGCCGACGTCACCACGCGCTACCTGCTCGACGCGGGCGGCAAGCGCGTGCGCCCGATGCTCGCGCTCCTCATCGCCCAGCTCGGCGACGGCAACACGGAGCGCGTGGTCGACGCGGCGGTCGCCATCGAGATCACGCACCTCGCGTCGCTGTACCACGACGACGTCATGGACGAGGCGGACATGCGCCGCGGCGTCCCCAGCGCGCAGGCCGTCTGGGGCAACTCCATCGCGATCCTCGCGGGCGACCTGCTCTTCGCGCGCGCCAGCAAGATCGTCGCCGACCTCGGCCCGCGGGCCATCCGCCTCCAGGCCGCCACCTTCGAGCGCCTCGTGCTCGGCCAGCTGCACGAGACCATCGGCCCGCGCGACGGCCAGGACCCCATCGAGCACTACCTCGACGTCCTCGCCGACAAGACCGGCTCCCTCATCGCCTGCGCCGCGCAGATGGGGGTCATCTACTCGGGCGCGGATCCCGAGCTCGAGTCCGCCGTCGTCGCCTTCGGCGAGCGTACGGGCGTGGCGTTCCAGCTCGTCGACGACGTGCTCGACCTCGCCGACCAGCCCGAGGAGACCGGCAAGCTCGCCGGCACCGACCTGCGCGCCGGCGTCTCGACGCTGCCGCTGCTCTACCTGACCCGCCTCGCGGCCACCGACCCGGACGCGGCGGCGCTGCTCGCCCGCATCCAGCGCGACGTCGAGCAGGAGGAGACGCCCGAGACCGAGGCCGACCTCACCGCGGCCATCGCCGAGCTCCGCGACCACGAGGTCACCGCGCGCACCATCGCGGAGGCCCACCGCTGGGCCGCCGAGGCGGTCGACGCGCTGGCGCCGCTCCCCGAGGGCCCGGTCAAGAAGGCGCTCACGCGCTTCGCCGACACCATCGTCGAGCGCACGCGCTAG
- the cls gene encoding cardiolipin synthase: MDPSMTTLVLAGLAVVVDFIVRVTALLVIPRNRRPSTAMAWLMAIFFLPYLGIFLFLLIGSTRLPKRRREKQQEINRFIVESTEGIERVTREHSWPSWLDSVVELNRTLGSMPLVGGNRAKLYSHYDESIQAMTDEVEKATRYVHVEFYILAWDVTSAPFFDALERAVQRGVTVRVLLDHIASLRSPGYRRTTRKLTEIGALWHLMLPVQPLRGRYQRPDLRNHRKVLVVDGRVGFMGSQNMVHRSYNKVVNRKRGLKWQDLMTRLEGPIVSGLNAIFITDWYAETDQLLVRETEPIEIAATGDDEALDCQVVPSGPGFPGENNLRLFNALLYYAQERIVITSPYFVPDDSMRYAITTAVQRGLSVELFVSEIGDQPVVYHAQRSYYEELLNAGVRIWMYRAPYILHSKHFTIDDDVAVIGSSNMDMRSFSLNMEVSLMVRGPGFVREMRRVEDGYRARSRELTLDEWSRRTRFSTVLDNLARLTSGVQ; this comes from the coding sequence CGTGGCTCATGGCCATCTTCTTCCTGCCGTACCTCGGCATCTTCCTCTTCCTGCTCATCGGATCCACGCGGCTGCCCAAGCGCCGCCGGGAGAAGCAGCAGGAGATCAACCGGTTCATCGTCGAGTCGACCGAGGGCATCGAGCGGGTCACCCGCGAGCACTCCTGGCCGTCGTGGCTCGACTCCGTGGTGGAGCTCAACCGCACCCTCGGGTCGATGCCGCTCGTCGGCGGCAACCGGGCGAAGCTCTACAGCCACTACGACGAGTCCATCCAGGCCATGACCGACGAGGTCGAGAAGGCCACGCGGTACGTGCACGTCGAGTTCTACATCCTCGCCTGGGACGTGACGAGCGCCCCGTTCTTCGACGCGCTCGAGCGCGCGGTGCAGCGCGGCGTGACCGTGCGCGTGCTGCTCGACCACATCGCGTCGCTGCGCTCGCCCGGCTACCGGCGCACCACCCGCAAGCTCACCGAGATCGGCGCGCTCTGGCATCTGATGCTGCCCGTGCAGCCGCTGCGCGGGCGGTACCAGCGGCCCGACCTCCGCAACCACCGCAAGGTGCTCGTCGTCGACGGCCGCGTGGGCTTCATGGGCTCGCAGAACATGGTGCACCGCAGCTACAACAAGGTCGTCAACCGCAAGCGCGGCCTCAAGTGGCAGGACCTCATGACCCGGCTCGAGGGTCCCATCGTCAGCGGCCTCAACGCGATCTTCATCACCGACTGGTACGCGGAGACCGACCAGCTGCTGGTGCGCGAGACCGAGCCGATCGAGATCGCCGCGACGGGCGACGACGAGGCGCTCGACTGCCAGGTCGTCCCGTCCGGCCCCGGGTTCCCCGGCGAGAACAACCTGCGGCTGTTCAACGCGCTGCTCTACTACGCGCAGGAGCGCATCGTCATCACGTCGCCGTACTTCGTGCCGGACGACTCGATGCGGTACGCCATCACGACCGCCGTGCAACGCGGGCTCTCGGTGGAGCTGTTCGTGAGCGAGATCGGCGACCAGCCCGTCGTCTACCACGCGCAGCGCTCGTACTACGAGGAGCTGCTCAACGCGGGCGTGCGCATCTGGATGTACCGGGCGCCGTACATCCTGCACAGCAAGCACTTCACGATCGACGACGACGTGGCCGTCATCGGCTCCAGCAACATGGACATGCGGTCGTTCAGCCTCAACATGGAGGTCTCGCTGATGGTGCGCGGCCCCGGCTTCGTACGCGAGATGCGCCGCGTCGAGGACGGCTACCGGGCGCGCAGCCGCGAGCTGACCCTCGACGAGTGGAGCCGGCGCACGCGCTTCAGCACCGTGCTCGACAACCTCGCGCGACTGACCTCGGGCGTGCAGTAG
- a CDS encoding FAD-dependent oxidoreductase, whose translation MTKLRLAIVGAGPAGIYAADIILKAQKEFDVSIDLFERLPAPYGLVRYGVAPDHPRIKGIIGALRDVLDRGDIRIFGNVDYGRDITLADLQKHYNAVIFSTGAIRDADLDIPGIDLPGSYGAADFVNWFDGHPDFPRDWPLEAREVAVIGNGNVALDVARMLSKHADDLLPTEIPDNVYAGLKHSPVTDVHVFGRRGPAQVKFTPLELRELGEVPDVDVVVYDEDFGVDPAAEEAAKTNKQVMVISRVLNSWRTRETGSASRRLHLHFYSRPAEVLASDDAEPRVAALRIERTRPDGTGGVEGTGEFRDVPVQAVYRAVGYFGSPVDGIPFDERRGVIPNHEGQVLDLDNARIPGVYATGWIKRGPIGLIGHTKSDAMETVSHVLNDQGDWWTPEAPEEQAIVDLLAERGIEYTDLSGWHALDEHEIALGAPHGRARIKVVEREEMLEASRSPRSV comes from the coding sequence GTGACCAAGCTCAGGCTGGCCATCGTGGGCGCAGGGCCCGCGGGCATCTACGCGGCCGACATCATCCTGAAGGCCCAGAAGGAGTTCGACGTCTCCATCGACCTCTTCGAGCGGCTCCCCGCGCCCTACGGCCTCGTCCGCTACGGCGTCGCGCCCGACCACCCGCGCATCAAGGGCATCATCGGCGCCCTCCGCGACGTGCTCGACCGCGGCGACATCCGCATCTTCGGCAACGTCGACTACGGCCGCGACATCACCCTGGCCGACCTGCAGAAGCACTACAACGCCGTCATCTTCTCCACGGGCGCGATCCGCGACGCCGACCTCGACATCCCCGGCATCGACCTGCCGGGCTCCTACGGCGCGGCCGACTTCGTCAACTGGTTCGACGGGCACCCCGACTTCCCGCGCGACTGGCCGCTCGAGGCGCGCGAGGTCGCCGTCATCGGCAACGGCAACGTGGCGCTCGACGTCGCGCGCATGCTCTCGAAGCACGCCGACGACCTGCTGCCCACCGAGATCCCGGACAACGTGTACGCGGGTCTCAAGCACTCGCCCGTCACCGACGTGCACGTCTTCGGTCGCCGCGGACCCGCGCAGGTCAAGTTCACGCCGCTGGAGCTCCGCGAGCTCGGCGAGGTGCCGGACGTCGACGTCGTGGTCTACGACGAGGACTTCGGCGTCGACCCCGCCGCCGAGGAGGCCGCGAAGACCAACAAGCAGGTCATGGTCATCAGCCGCGTGCTCAACTCCTGGCGCACGCGCGAGACCGGATCCGCGTCCCGCCGCCTGCACCTGCACTTCTACTCGCGCCCCGCCGAGGTGCTCGCGTCGGACGACGCCGAGCCCCGCGTCGCGGCCTTGCGCATCGAGCGCACGCGGCCCGACGGCACGGGCGGCGTCGAGGGCACGGGCGAGTTCCGCGACGTGCCCGTCCAGGCGGTCTACCGCGCGGTCGGCTACTTCGGCTCGCCCGTCGACGGGATCCCGTTCGACGAGCGCCGCGGCGTCATCCCGAACCACGAGGGCCAGGTGCTCGACCTGGACAACGCGCGCATCCCGGGTGTCTACGCCACGGGCTGGATCAAGCGCGGCCCCATCGGCCTCATCGGGCACACCAAGTCCGACGCCATGGAGACCGTCTCGCACGTCCTCAACGACCAGGGCGACTGGTGGACCCCGGAGGCTCCCGAGGAGCAGGCGATCGTCGACCTCCTCGCGGAGCGCGGCATCGAGTACACCGACCTCTCCGGCTGGCACGCGCTCGACGAGCACGAGATCGCGCTGGGCGCTCCGCACGGGCGCGCGCGCATCAAGGTGGTCGAGCGCGAGGAGATGCTCGAGGCGTCTCGGTCGCCGCGGTCCGTCTGA
- a CDS encoding prepilin peptidase, with the protein MIPVALPASALGSGAAPVVVAPVVAPVAVALASLGGALVGAASPRLARVALAGGRRSDGLDLRGGGPRPADPLPGLGARAAVVAAVVTGVLAAVVVAETPPARLPLALLLVACAPALALGDLAAHRLPDRATGALALAAAALALVTGGAGLLLGAAACGIGAFLLLALLQAATRGGLGSGDVKLAGALGLALGQLGPAQVALGLAAGTLLGGVAAVVLLVAGGARATSAVPFGPWLLLGALVVAASPATLSGAHG; encoded by the coding sequence GTGATCCCCGTCGCCCTCCCCGCCTCCGCCCTCGGATCCGGCGCGGCCCCGGTCGTCGTCGCGCCCGTCGTCGCCCCCGTCGCCGTCGCGCTGGCATCGCTGGGCGGGGCGCTCGTCGGTGCCGCGTCCCCGCGACTGGCCCGCGTCGCCCTCGCCGGGGGCCGCCGGTCCGACGGCCTCGACCTGCGCGGCGGCGGTCCCCGTCCGGCGGATCCGCTCCCCGGCCTGGGCGCGCGCGCCGCGGTCGTCGCCGCGGTCGTCACGGGCGTCCTCGCGGCCGTCGTGGTCGCCGAGACGCCGCCGGCCCGCCTCCCGCTGGCCCTGCTCCTCGTCGCATGCGCACCCGCGCTCGCCCTCGGCGACCTGGCCGCCCACCGCCTGCCCGACCGCGCGACGGGCGCGCTGGCCCTGGCGGCCGCGGCCCTCGCGCTCGTCACGGGCGGAGCCGGGCTGCTGCTCGGCGCGGCGGCCTGCGGCATCGGCGCCTTCCTCCTCCTCGCCCTCCTGCAGGCGGCGACCCGCGGCGGCCTCGGCTCCGGCGACGTGAAGCTCGCCGGCGCCCTCGGCCTCGCGCTGGGGCAGCTCGGCCCGGCGCAGGTCGCGCTGGGCCTCGCGGCGGGCACCCTCCTCGGCGGCGTCGCGGCCGTCGTGCTCCTCGTCGCGGGCGGCGCGCGCGCCACCTCGGCGGTGCCCTTCGGGCCGTGGCTCCTGCTCGGCGCGCTCGTCGTGGCCGCCTCGCCCGCTACGCTCTCCGGTGCGCACGGATGA
- a CDS encoding DUF4229 domain-containing protein, with amino-acid sequence MSSRRYWLVYTVVRVLLFAVPFGLVVAVNADLWPLAAVIGAVVSFCGSYIFLRTQREAMAADLAAVAAGRRRPVEDDDSEDAALDAAERRATGSASPAASVDAAKPRADGEAERS; translated from the coding sequence GTGAGTTCCCGTCGCTACTGGCTCGTCTACACCGTCGTCCGCGTCCTCCTGTTCGCCGTCCCGTTCGGCCTCGTGGTCGCGGTCAACGCCGACCTGTGGCCGCTGGCCGCGGTCATCGGCGCGGTGGTGTCGTTCTGCGGCTCCTACATCTTCCTACGCACGCAGCGCGAGGCCATGGCGGCGGATCTCGCGGCCGTCGCCGCCGGGCGCCGCCGCCCCGTCGAGGACGACGACTCCGAGGACGCCGCCCTCGACGCCGCCGAGCGCCGCGCGACCGGATCCGCCTCCCCCGCCGCGTCCGTGGACGCCGCGAAGCCGCGCGCCGACGGCGAGGCCGAGCGCAGCTGA
- a CDS encoding isochorismate synthase gives MTATRVRALLVDTTPVDSIARLVPLLDARHPLLWLRHGSGMGGIGEALRLEFTGPDRVRDAAAAWREVAAAATVTDPLGIPGTGLIAFGAFAFADDSAATSVLVVPRVVVGRRDGVSWVTRIRLAEQEDDDVASPLDDLAAGSVPVPERSGAEYRLHLRPGSMGPDDYEAAVASAVATIGTGAVQKVVLARDLVGRLPLGGDLRLALSRFALGYPDCWTYAVDGLIGASPETLVRVGGGTVGARVLAGTVSRGADARADAAAAAGLAASPKDNEEHAFARDSVLDALRPHSRDLSTTDAPFTLKLPNLWHLASDVTGTLGDGSSSLDLVGALHPTAAVAGHPTAAALSLIAELEPFDRGRYAGPVGWVAADGDGEWAIALRGAQVDPSGAIVAHAGAGIVAGSDPERERAETAMKFRPVVEALG, from the coding sequence GTGACCGCCACCCGCGTCCGAGCGCTGCTCGTCGACACCACCCCCGTCGACTCCATCGCGCGGCTCGTCCCCCTCCTCGACGCCCGGCACCCGCTCCTGTGGCTGCGGCACGGATCCGGGATGGGCGGCATCGGCGAGGCGCTCCGGCTCGAGTTCACGGGCCCCGACCGCGTGCGCGACGCCGCCGCCGCGTGGCGCGAGGTGGCCGCGGCCGCGACCGTGACGGATCCGCTCGGCATCCCCGGCACCGGCCTCATCGCGTTCGGCGCCTTCGCGTTCGCGGACGACTCCGCGGCGACGAGCGTGCTCGTGGTGCCGCGCGTGGTCGTCGGGCGTCGCGACGGGGTGTCGTGGGTCACGCGGATCCGGCTGGCCGAGCAGGAGGACGACGACGTCGCCTCCCCCCTCGACGACCTGGCGGCGGGATCCGTCCCCGTGCCCGAGCGCTCCGGCGCCGAGTACCGCCTGCACCTGCGCCCCGGATCCATGGGCCCCGACGACTACGAGGCCGCCGTCGCGAGCGCCGTCGCGACCATCGGGACGGGCGCGGTGCAGAAGGTCGTGCTCGCGCGCGACCTCGTCGGCCGGCTCCCCCTCGGCGGCGACCTCCGCCTCGCGCTCAGCCGCTTCGCGCTCGGCTACCCCGACTGCTGGACCTACGCGGTCGACGGCCTCATCGGCGCGAGCCCCGAGACGCTCGTGCGCGTCGGTGGCGGCACGGTCGGCGCGCGCGTCCTCGCCGGCACCGTCTCGCGCGGCGCGGATGCCCGGGCCGACGCCGCCGCGGCCGCGGGCCTCGCCGCATCCCCCAAGGACAACGAGGAGCACGCCTTCGCGCGCGACAGCGTCCTCGACGCGCTGCGGCCGCACAGCCGCGACCTCTCCACCACCGACGCGCCGTTCACGCTCAAGCTGCCGAACCTGTGGCACCTGGCGAGCGACGTCACGGGCACGCTGGGCGACGGATCCTCCTCGCTCGACCTCGTGGGCGCGCTGCACCCGACGGCCGCGGTCGCCGGGCACCCCACGGCTGCCGCCCTGTCGCTCATCGCCGAGCTCGAGCCCTTCGACCGCGGGCGCTACGCCGGCCCGGTGGGCTGGGTCGCGGCCGACGGCGACGGCGAGTGGGCCATCGCGCTGCGCGGCGCCCAGGTGGATCCCTCGGGCGCCATCGTCGCGCACGCCGGCGCCGGCATCGTCGCGGGATCGGACCCCGAGCGCGAGCGCGCCGAGACCGCGATGAAGTTCCGGCCGGTCGTGGAGGCGCTGGGCTAG
- a CDS encoding tyrosine-protein phosphatase — translation MTASDRALAIDGLVNARDLGGIRLRSGGTTPTDLLARCEDADLITDEGWERLRGLGFRTVLDLRQPGERARDRHPRPDWIHVAHVDLDGLDDHPDFWVPFWDTGLHGTPVYYLPHLAELPDRAGAALRTIAHAPAGGVLFHCGAGRDRTGLVALLLLLAVGAEPDDIVDDYLETIRLGPERSANQGQPDMEPAIAALLAERGTTSEAAFRDAMAGIDLHALFDAAGLTESERDTLRTWRGAIPA, via the coding sequence ATGACCGCATCCGACCGCGCCCTCGCCATCGACGGCCTCGTGAACGCCCGGGACCTCGGCGGCATCCGCCTCCGCTCCGGCGGCACGACCCCCACGGATCTCCTCGCCCGCTGCGAGGACGCCGACCTCATCACCGACGAAGGGTGGGAGCGGCTCCGCGGGCTCGGCTTCCGCACGGTGCTCGACCTCCGTCAGCCCGGCGAGCGCGCCCGGGACAGGCACCCGCGACCCGACTGGATCCACGTGGCGCACGTCGACCTCGACGGCCTCGACGACCACCCGGACTTCTGGGTGCCCTTCTGGGACACGGGCCTCCACGGCACGCCCGTCTACTACCTGCCGCACCTCGCCGAGCTGCCGGACCGGGCCGGCGCCGCGCTGCGGACGATCGCGCACGCGCCCGCCGGCGGCGTCCTCTTCCACTGCGGCGCCGGGCGCGACCGCACGGGCCTGGTCGCGCTGCTCCTCCTCCTCGCGGTGGGCGCCGAGCCGGATGACATCGTCGACGACTACCTGGAGACGATCCGGCTCGGCCCGGAGCGCTCGGCGAACCAGGGCCAGCCCGACATGGAGCCGGCCATCGCGGCCCTCCTCGCCGAGCGCGGCACCACGAGCGAGGCGGCGTTCCGGGACGCGATGGCGGGCATCGACCTCCACGCGCTCTTCGACGCGGCCGGCCTCACGGAGTCCGAGCGGGACACCCTGCGGACGTGGCGGGGCGCCATCCCCGCCTGA